The nucleotide window TTAATGCAATGTGACACGTTATGATCATATAGTAGTATTCAAATACCTAATACCCAGATATACTAATAACTCCCAGTTAATCAAGCAGAAAGTGTGTATTTAATTTAACAAATTCTAAACCTAGGGTGAAGTGAGAACTGTCACAAAACTTAATTAAGAATCGACTGAGTATGCTTTACATGACATATGGTGTAACATAATGAATGAATGTTCATTGCAATGTTTTTATCTATAGCAACTAAGCTATGATATAAAATCATTAACAATTACATACACAAGGACTTTTTCACAATATCAGTAACTAAACATCAGGTTTGACAGGATTTCAAGACCATAAACTAATTCTGGTTAATTTCATTCCAAATACAGAGTACCAAAATGTTTCAGTACCTGAACGATCACATACACATAACTGTAAATCTTTTGTATAAACCTCTAGTGTTTCACAATCATAAAGCTACATCCCAGTTGTCTATTTTACTCTAAGTTTTCCATAGCTGCTAAATTCCTTCTAGACAATGGAGGTCATgttatgaaaaacaaaacaaaaaatgtaaaagcATTTCAATTGTTAATCAACGAGAAATTTACCTCTACATCTAGGAAAAAAAGTTCATTCTCTGGTATGGCCATCTGGAAAAATTGATCTGTGAGGCTTTCCTCTTTTATGTCacaatctttttctttgttctatcattattgcaataacgTAAGACCTATGCCAATGCCTATTTTTTATGACTCTTCAATATTTGTTCATCAGCAAAACCCATCTAGTAATCTAATAAAAGCACAACACTGCATTACACTGATGTGCATACTCTGCTATCCTCTGTATGCAAACATCCttgaatatattattgttattacattattgttgaaATACAATAATGTATTCATACAAACAAACCTTAAGAGAGATAGAAACTTATCAGGTAATTTGTACTTCAGAAAACACAACTGCCTTATTGAATTTCATGACTTACCTCCTCGCTTTTGATCATGCCCTGTGTCGACATTGTAGTCTCGACTCTCTTGATGGAAGCTGTCTGGATGTCATGGTCAAATCGTGTGCATTGGAAGCGACGCATGAAGTACACGACAGGGATAGGCAAGAATCCACCCATCAGCAGCAAGAGGCATACAAACATGGCCCAGCCTGGGTATGGTTCCTTGACTGCATTACCCTGGAAGAGAAAGGTTTTGGTAGAATGGTTTGGATAATATGTTATCaggaaatgaatacatacatgaaaaaaatggTTGTATGATATCACTTCTTTTAAATGATATAAACATATTGTTTCCACTTATGCTGAATCAAACATAACTAGCCTGAACAGAGATAATTTGATAGctaatattacatttatattaatcCAATGCTGCAGAGAAAATGTAGTGCTGACTGTAGTTTTCTTTTATAaaatgtctgtatacataaataggtcTATAACTGCTCAGCCACCAAAGTGTCAATTaggagaccttgtgacctcatctGATTTAACATTACCTTgacttttttgggaaaaaaatatttctttattaatgctgtcaatattgatgttgttattatcactattgacatTCCAAGTATTATAATGCAATTACCTatattactaatagcaatataatataataaagaatatattaaaaaaataactaaaagatTAACAAGTGAGACTGAAAGTACTAGTAACAGACTTCTTcatgactaagtacttgtagagccttCAATGTGCAAAGCCAATTAATAaggtaaactcacagtaggcctATCATGTTCGTACAAGCTATTCCCGGCAGCTACAAACAATAGAGTGTTCcataaaggaggaaaaaatataagagTGATAGCTGTACAAGTGGAAAATTAAAGAACCAAAAATTGTTTCCAAGAAAATAACTTTACACTATTTTTTCACTCACCAAGTATAAATAGTTTTTAAAACACATGTATAATTATTTGAAGTGTTTCATTTAGATTTTCAAATACTGTTTCAATTATTACACTAAATAAGTTAATTCTACACCTTATGCCAGGGAAACTATACCAGGCAATAGATTAAACCAAAATACATTACACTGAAACTAGTGAAATTAATCTGACCACTCAGAATCAAAAACAGTTTAGAATAAACTCTGAAATATCAGTAAGATATAACTGAAAATATCTGAATATACACAAGACAGATTGAGGATATCTGAATATATAATGCCTATGATAATATTCATCACTAATGCTAAAGAAGTTGTTACCTAAGAAAGCAGAGTGCCAAGGGAAAATAACTAAAAGAACACTTCAATATAAAACCCATAAAGTTGCAGAAAAATATCTCTAGCAAAATCTTGACTATGAGAgcaatattaagatatatataaatgtaacacaAATACATGCTGATATTACTCTTAAACAGAGAGCCCATTAGAAGAACCCTTattaaatgaaaaaatgataaaggcTACAGTACCATATCTTTTCACCAAATGCATCTCCACCTATGTAATATCAGCAAGTTTTCTAATGGCAATAAATTTCTTTCAACTTACCATCTCAGCCTTCCAAGCTGGGTAATCAGGAGGATGGGTGACTCTGTAGTAAACAGATGCCACGACAATGGAGAAGATGGTGAGTGGGGATATGAAACGCCACATAGCTTGCCAGTAGATGCCAGGCCGTTCACCAATCATTTTCTCAATATCGTCGGAGAATTTTTTGTGACCATACACATAAGATATGACAATCGTCTCGAAGAATGCAATCACAATAAGACCCATCGAGCCAGCGAAGGTGTCAAACATTCCAACCCAGTATTCTCCAGCTCCCGTGCAGAAGATCAGACCAATCAGTAGTGCTGATAAGCATACACATCCTGCAAGAAAACAAACAGTTAGTCATTCAAATAGCCATTTACTCTATAACATGCCAAATACATATTAATTTCCTGTCTGAAACTCGGTAGCATAATCTACACTCCTTGTTAAACATCTAGATTTAAAAAGATGACAAAGGAAACAGTTTTTCTtaaattcatttctttttctcttaaattTACATGTGAAAAAGTACTTGTTTGCATCATTTAGTAACTTTATAACTAAACTGCTTTGGCATATAGTAATAGGACTAAAGGTATATTATGGGCTTAAATTATTCAATTATATAAGTCTGGACAGACTAATTACAAGGCTAATTTGTAATgtccaaaatattaaaatatcatAATTAAAGATTATGAATATTGAAATTAAACAGTAACCCAAATCTACTGCAGATTTTACCTGTAACAATTTCTTTCCGTATTCTTGCAAACACTTTCATGTCGAATAAGTTGGTGATAACGCCCTCCATGGTGCCAAACTGGGAGCCAAGACCCAGTGCCAGCAACATCATGAAGAAACACACAGACCAGAAGTTGCTTCCGGGTAATTCCACGATGGCTTGAGTAAAGACGATAAATGCAAGACCAGTTCCCTCAGCAGCCTGCAAAGCGAAGGATTTTCTTACAACTTTCCTGAATACTGGATCTGAATGTGCTTGCTTACATATAAAAGTTTAGAAGTAGTAAGATACTTTGACtatcaaagaggaaaaaaaacaaactctagCACTTGTAAAGGTGCAAGCATCCACAGATTttgatacatataaacagatggatggatggatggatggatggatggatggatgaaagaatgaatgaatgaatgaatgaatgaatgaatgaatgaatgaatgaatgaatgaatgaatgaatgaatgaattaattaattaattaattaatggataaatggatcaatggatggatgaatggatgaatagatgaatggatcaatggatgaatagatggatggatggatggatggatggatggatggatggatggatggatggatggatggatggatggatggatggatggatggatggatgaatggatggatgaatgaatgaatgaatgaatgaatgaatgaatgaatgaatgaatgaatgaatggatgattgaatgtaggaatgaatgaatgatgcacgactgtataaatagatagacagcaatATGTTTTACCTGATTCAGTTCGTCAGCAACACTGCAATTCTTGATGTGATGATGTGTCTTCTGTTCATAAAAATCTTGAATCGAACCAAGGACAGTTTTCCACGTTTCCTCATAGTTCTCAATCGTTACGTTGATCTTTTGAGTGTGTTCAGGCAGATGTTGGGCAATGCTCTCTAGCTTCATAATGTTGCTGAAATTGTGTTGAAGGTTTCAGTTACATGACTTTTAAGTGGGGAACATACTATTTTGTAATTTCAACGGAAACCCATAAAGATGTTGTAAAGAttaatggattaaaaaaaaattcacgaCAGTCAGAAGTTGTCATTGCAAATAATTAATTCCAGCATTAATTAACCACAGCAgataatatatattcactctTTACGCCCCATTATGCcggccctcctaccccccccccccatcttcttaaaccttccccccccccatcaaaaaaaaaagaaattatttctTCCAAAACCATAGACTGGAATGCACTTACTACTCAATACATTTCTCATAATTAGCCACCGCCTTGAAGCCGAGGACAGCGAAGATATCGATGGTGGCAAATGTCGCCGTGAAGACCGTGATAATGCACATGAAAAGGGCATCTCTCTTGCAGTTATTTTTCATGGGGTTGTAGGAGGCGAAGGCGATCAGGGACCCGAAAGCCAGCCCGAGGGAGTAGAAGACTTGGCAGGCGGCGTCCATCCACACCGTCGGGTTTAGCAATTTACTCATCTgttttggggggaggagagaagctcGATTGTGAATTCAAGAGGAGTTCATGGAATAtgcatcctcattctctctctctctctctctctctctctctctctctctctctctctctctctctctctctctctctctctctctctctctctctctctctctctctctctttctctctctctctctctctctctttcgtgtgtgtgtgtgtgtgtgtgtgtgtgtgtgtgtgtgtgtgtgtgtgtgtgtgtgtgtgtgtgtgtgtgtgtgtgtgtgtgtgtgtgtgtgtgtttgtctgtctgtgtctgtctgcctgtgtttgtctgtctgtctgcctgtctgtctgtctgtctgtctgtctgtctgtctgtctgtctgtctatctgtctgtctgtctgtctgtctgtctgtatgtctgtctgtctgtctatctgtctttctgtctttctctctttgtctgtctgtctatctgtctttctgtctttctttctttgtctgtctgtctttctttctttgtctgtctgtctttctttctttgtctgtctgtctgtctgtccatctgtctgtctgtctgtctgtccccttcAGTTCCTAAACCAAAGATTCCCAATTAGTGGTCTGGTCCATGACTATTTTGCTGGTCCAGAGAGCGTTGAAcacaattattatattatgaaaatatgtgtatctattattACATTTACTGAGAAAACATCAACAAACCAGAAAATATTTGTCATCAtaatttagaaatattttttcaGGTTAAAGTTTGTGTTTTAGCAGCAATGCGAGTTTCTGTTCGCTAATTAGCTCAACAACTATTTAATTCTGttttataattgtattttattatcattattatatttatttatttattcatttttgcccGCGTTTCAGCAGTGGTATGAGTTAATTTAAGCATATTCCTCAGAACACCGAAAAcatttataaactttataattccGAAATTCAGCTTGTTATACATAAATTTCATAGTAAAAGTTAAATGTTGATTAGATATATATTCTAAACCAAATTGTGATTTTGCACTTttccacatatatttatatatttcctcagATGCTAACTTCTAAAAATTCACTACAAATAGATGTTTTCAATCCAAGATGTCCATTTACTCTTAATACTCAATACATAACTATATtggaattatagatatatattacaaacatgcCAATTGGTCATTTAACTACAATCAGGAACTCGCATAACATGCAACctaaattttaaataataatgacaataataataaaaacgacaattaTCCTAAAATTGCACTCAAATTCTCACAAAGAAGCGCATACAGGCATTTAGTCGTGTAATCCTTCACATATTTACGACCAAGACACCTTCAGTAATTGGAACACGTATACAAATACCAGACATACCACACTAACATACCCACCACACGTAAATCTAGTTCATAGCGCCCTGCGTGATTGGAATTAGGCAATGGGCATTCAGATATTTACATTCACAAGGGCATGAATGCATATGCAGAGAGGTCAGCACCCATGCCTCAATTGTATTTCTATAATGCATTTGGAACTGAGATTGATTTGAATTGCAAGGGTCATGGGCAAGGAGGCAATAGTGAGTCAGTTTAAGGTTTCATGTGTTAGGTTAATTGAAACCAAGCGCCAGTTATCTCTAATGACCCTTTAACTATCTCGTTAAATACAGGTAACAGTAGATCTTCGGTGTGAGGGTGTggatatgtatgcgcgcgcgcgtgcgcgcgtgtgcgtgtgtgtgtgtgtgtgtgtgtgtgtgtgtgtgtgtgtgtgtgtgtgtgtgtgcgtgtgcgtgtgcgtgtgcgtgtgcgtgtgcgtgtgcgtgtgcgtgtgcgtgtgcgtgtgcgtgtgcgtgtgcgtgtgcgtgtgcgtgtgcgtgtgcgtgtgcgtgtgcgtgtgcgtgtgcgtgtgtgttcgcgcgcgctaGTTTGTTAGTGAATATCTGTAAGGACTTGTACAAAATTATTTACGAATATCAGTGGGTGGTAAGGTGAATCCGTGTGCCATGACTTACATCTGGTGTGAACATGTGCTTGAGGCCTTCTCCGGCTCCCTTCAGCGTCACGGCGCGTCCGAAGAAAATGATGAGAATGCAGTAGGGGAAGAGCGCAGTGAAATAAACGACCTGCAaagattaaatataaatatatttttagccCACTTCATGCCTGATAATGTAGAGCCACAATCACCATATCTTACAAGCTTGAATTAAGttatcaaaaacaaaacagactctcgcagaaaaaaaaaatatatatatatatttaaaaaaaaaaaatctgtaatgaTCCTTTATATATCTCGTTAAATACAGGTAACACCATAATTATcccaaattaataaacaaatgaagcaCACTCCTCACCTTGCCTGAAGACTGGATTCCCTTCATAATGCACACCCAGACCAAAATCCACGACAGGGTCAGGCAGAGGGCCATCCACCATTTGATGCCACCCGTTTCGTCGATCGAAGGAGATGCGTCGATCGTCTGTCTGTACCAGAAGTAGGCAGTTTCGCTCGACAATTCGCATTCTTCGACCGGGAGCGTTAAATTCAGTTCCAAGTTTGTCTCGTTGGGACACGTTCCGAACGGCAGCGGTGACTGCAGAAGAAGTAAGGTAAGTAacatgactctttttttttttttttttgatgatcaAATTAATGTCAGCTTAAAATTATACGGATCCTGCAAGTGTAAAAACTTACTGATTTATTTGCGGGACTAATTCATCAAGATAAAACGGTGATAATGAACGATCAATCAAATACACGTTTATCCAAGAACATGACTCGTATAAATCAATCACCCTAGCCATTAAACCAAAACATGAAACGTCATCTTACCTTAAACGAGTTGAACAGGTAATAGAAGCACCATGCAATGATAACGTTATAGTAGAGCCCCACGAGGTATGAGACGATGGTGGAGGCGACGCCCAGGCCGGTCCACCAGGGAGAGATGTGGGTCCACACGCCGAGGGACCCCTGACGCAGCCGTTGCCCGATGCCCAGCTCCAGCAGGAAGAGCGGCGCCCCCTCCAGCACCATCATGATCAGGTACGGGATCAGGAAGGCACCTGCGGGCGAGGCGGGTAATTAGGAGTCGGTCCAGCTGCTCTTTGTCGCTGGCTGTATTCATGAATGGTCTTcgtgttatggtgtgtgtgtgtgtgtgtgtggatgaggatgtgaatgtgaatgtgggtTTGGGCGTGGGTGcgcgccaaagagagagagagagagagagagagagagagagagagagagagagagagagagagagagagagagagagagagagagagagagagagagagagagagagagagagagagagagagagagtgagagagagagagagagaaagagagagagagagagagagagagagagagagagagagtgagagagaaagagagagggataaatggtATAAAAGTGTGCATAAATAACAATTTGGTTTAGAATATATTTCTAATCAAActtttactataaaaaaaattctAACTAACTGAAATTTGGGATTACCAGGGATTATACTAACTAAGACTTCTCTCTTTAATCTAAAGTTCTTGATTATCTTTTcaccgatgagagagagagagagagagagagagagagagagagagagagagagagagagagagagagagagagagagagagagagagagaggcagactgacagggaaagaaagattgAGTGGTTGAGGACGTACATACGCACGCttacgtgtgcatatatgctCTGGAAATAAAATCAATAGCTTTTTGAACCAATTCCACCCGAACACAAAAATCCCCCTCGATTGCCTTTGCCCTTCGTACAAAGCAGCCCTTGGGAGACCCGCACCATTATTAAACAAGGGCCTCCTCCTTCACATCGATGATTTGACCTTAACCTCGTGACCTTGAAGTACGTCTTAGGATTTAGGCCTAATTGTGTTTTCCCCCAGAAAATTGCTTCGAGGAGTGACGGTTCACGcgttatgttgtgtttgtgtttttctaccTGTTATATAATTATGTTGTTGAATATTTATAACTGATCTTGGTATCTTTGTGGTTAAACATCATTAGCATATACTTAATGTTTCACTTATGTTTTAGGTATTTGgttttcttgcttgtttgtttttttatgtttgtttctaaatatagtcacacagtcacactgtcgatttaaaacattaaaatcatAGCAATTAATCAAACCGGGACACTCTTCAGAACTATAAACCCGGGCGGAGTTTTCTATAAATCAGATTAATATTAGGGTTAAATTGCTCACAGCTTAACAAATTACATGTAACACGTGAACCACGAGCCACCGGTCTTGTTTTAGCCTCTCACTTACAGGGAGCAATTACTTCCTTCTGCAACTAATGATCACTACATATAGGATAACATTATTAACGATGCGCTCTCGCCTTTAATTGGTCAGTAATGTTATATGAGGTTGTGAGGTAATGGTTATTTCACATTGCCTGGATTGAGACAGCGATTCTGTGGTTCGCCTGAGGaaaggtaacaataaaaataactttatTGAAGCTTTAAGGAAATTGGaaatattcataaatgaataaataaatgcggGCGcgagcgcacgtgtgtgtgtgttttcacgcacgcacgcacacacacacacgaatcgtattcatgttcacgaatgtagaaaaggtatgaataagaaagaattttgtgaggatattcattctcattcatacttttttctacacacacatacatacatctgtttaTAATTcgttctacgttttttttttttttttcttaacaaaaaTGTTTGgcttattttgataatcattacaCGACATCACCATGTTGCACTGATGGTTTTATAACAGGAAAATCCGTAGTCAGCCAGTTTAGTGTCATTACGAAAGCATTCAGGAATGAACAGTTGGCAAGATTGCATCCTACCTGATTCAGAGGACAAAGACAAAGGTATTaacgacgaagagagagagagagagagagagatagagagagagagagagaaggagtgagggagggagggagggagagaggaagggaaacatagagaaagagagagagagagagagagagagagagagagagagagagagagagagagatagagagagagagagagaaggagtgagggagggagggagggaaagagagggagagagagggagagagaggtagagagagggagggaggagggagggagggagggagagaggaagggaaacatagagaaagagagagagagagagagagagagagagagagagagagagagagagagagagagagagagagagagagagagagggagagagagagagagagagagagagagagagagagagagagagagagagagagagagagagagagagagagagagagaaggagtgagggagggagggagggagggagggagggagtgagggagggggggagggagagagagggagagagagggagaaagagggagggagggagggagagaggaagggagacagagagagagagagagagagagagagagagagagagagagagagagagagagagagagagagagagagagagagagaaagggggggggtgagggagggagaaagggggcagacagacaggcagacagagaatcaCAGACATTAATTCAATCAAGTATGTAGACAAACATACAGGTGATAaagtatacatacaaagacagaaagataaacacaaacaaactgcaatataaacaaccaaacaaagggggaagacaaacagacacagacaggcagagcaATGGACCAGCAGCCCGTGCTTCTTCAGATAACCTTGGTCTACGAGACACAATGGAAAACTACCAAACGTCTCGGCTGCAATTGGCTGCAGGGCTCCAGCAGTAGCCAATGGCTTCGCTTATTGCGTCATCTCTCACACAAAATCAACAACGAAGatatttggtgttatttttacttaGACTCGATCGCATTTGGGTTGTCTTTGGGTTTTATAGCCACTGTCATCACTACGAGTCTCTTAAAGACATAAAAACTCGATGGAAATTGAACGAAAAGTTCGCCCTCGAGGAAAGGCGATGTGAGTAAGGGACAACTTAAAGATGAACACTTGAGAGGCGGTGTAGCCTGATGGGGCGTCGACTTCGAGAAAGTGTTCTTACTTACCGAAGGCTAATGAAAATAGTCGTTATTTATAGGGCTTTGTGTCGAGCGCATCCAAGGTtctcataaaagaaaaagaaaaaaataatcaagttcTTGACACCACGAAAACTGCGAATTATTAATCGTTTGTGTATCGAGAGGAAAGTACCTAAAACTTTAGATTTCGGCATCATACCAAGTTATCCTAATGAACTTTCACGGTCGTTCTCTTCAGATCCCTGAATGATTTTCACCTATCGAGCAACACGTTCGAATGCAGCGCAGAGAAGATAGCGTTAAAGAGGATGGACTCACAGAGGTACTTGGGAGTCGAGTGACAAACGAAGCATATCgctagaggaagggggtggggtgagggtgggtgggggattaTATGTTTTTTCTGATAGGCTTTTCTTACTCTTAATGGTATTATTTGTAAGATTTTCACTGTCATCAGCTTACTTATTTTCTTGATTAGGCTTTGTGTCTGCACGCGGTAGTAAGGATATCGGTAAAAATGATAGGCTTTTCTTACTCTTAATGGAATTATTTGTAAGATTTTCACTGTCATCAGCTTACTTATTTTCTTGATTAGGCTTTGTGTCTGCACGCggcaatggaaaaaagaaaaaaaaaaaaaaaaaaacatcaattcaATATTACTAATGCAAATACacctttataataatatatagctGATACTTCATGCTATTATTAAAcaagggtgtgtatgtatgtatatatatatatatatatatacaggctttTCTTACTCTTAATGGAATTATCTGTAAGATTTTCACTGTCATCagcttatttcttttcttggttaGGCTTTGTGTCTGCGCGCGAGACGGGTACGGAATGTGAATCTAATACTAAGAGTGTTTACTTACAAAATGTATAGGTCACATTTTCAGTTCGTCcggcaatgaaaaaaaaactatatcaatTCAATATTACTAATGCAAATATACCTTTATAATAATATCTAGTTGATACTTCATGCTATTattatacgagtgtgtatatatatatatatatatatatatatatatatatatatagcagactTTAGTTTTGTATTTGTAATACTGCGTCAATACTTCTTAGTAACTTCTTCCGCTttctctgtacatatatttataccatcatgtgtgtgtgtgtgtgtgtatgtgtgtgtgtgtgtgtgtgtgtgtgtgtgtgtgtgtgtgtgtgtgtgtgtgtgggtgtgtgtgtgtatgtgtatgtgtgtgtgtgtatgtgtgtgtatgtgtgtgtgtgtgtgtgtgtgtgtgtgtgtgtgtgtgtgtgtgtgtgtgtgtgtgtgtgtgtgtgtgtgtgtgtgtgtgtgtgtgtgtgtgtgtgtgtgtgcgtatgcctgtgcgtatgcctgtgtgtgtgcctgtgtgcctgtgtgtgtgtatgtgtgtgtgtgtgtgtgtgtgtgtgtgtgtgtgtg belongs to Penaeus chinensis breed Huanghai No. 1 chromosome 4, ASM1920278v2, whole genome shotgun sequence and includes:
- the LOC125046394 gene encoding sodium- and chloride-dependent transporter XTRP3A-like isoform X5; this encodes MDSKRHPPRPVNLEEADDGVVEFSPLNQDEDEGTVTIEVPVTEERAAWGSKMQFMLSCISLSVGLGNVWRFPYLVQQDGGGAFLIPYLIMMVLEGAPLFLLELGIGQRLRQGSLGVWTHISPWWTGLGVASTIVSYLVGLYYNVIIAWCFYYLFNSFKSPLPFGTCPNETNLELNLTLPVEECELSSETAYFWYRQTIDASPSIDETGGIKWWMALCLTLSWILVWVCIMKGIQSSGKVVYFTALFPYCILIIFFGRAVTLKGAGEGLKHMFTPDMSKLLNPTVWMDAACQVFYSLGLAFGSLIAFASYNPMKNNCKRDALFMCIITVFTATFATIDIFAVLGFKAVANYEKCIEYNIMKLESIAQHLPEHTQKINVTIENYEETWKTVLGSIQDFYEQKTHHHIKNCSVADELNQAAEGTGLAFIVFTQAIVELPGSNFWSVCFFMMLLALGLGSQFGTMEGVITNLFDMKVFARIRKEIVTGCVCLSALLIGLIFCTGAGEYWVGMFDTFAGSMGLIVIAFFETIVISYVYGHKKFSDDIEKMIGERPGIYWQAMWRFISPLTIFSIVVASVYYRVTHPPDYPAWKAEMGNAVKEPYPGWAMFVCLLLLMGGFLPIPVVYFMRRFQCTRFDHDIQTASIKRVETTMSTQGMIKSEELPRPDSGIWTIYKST